A DNA window from Syngnathus typhle isolate RoL2023-S1 ecotype Sweden linkage group LG2, RoL_Styp_1.0, whole genome shotgun sequence contains the following coding sequences:
- the LOC133145684 gene encoding carbohydrate sulfotransferase 11-like isoform X2 — MPVDSGEGSRRGARQQLSRSGVRMRMPRGGRLFLATCLGSLLVLVLYFQSIGKPEPSVGTSSTPKKSRRSPLQTLYSGDQRQLLADQKSLQGRRELLEQACLSHTKKRQVLSPEDLKHLIVDDKHSLIYCYVPKVACTNWKRILMVLTSDGRYTEPLAIPANEAHVAGNVRTLSEFSVPEINRRLRSYLKFIFVREPFERLVSAYRNKFTRSYNTAFHKRYGTKIIRRHRKNPDPEALENGNDVSFHEFVQYLVDPRTQREELFNEHWERVHSLCHPCMIHYDVVGKYETLERDAHAVLSLAGVEDKVEFPTSSKSTRTDGNMAARFFKHISPFYQRRLFNLYRMDFLLFNYSTPEYLRT; from the exons ATGCCGGTGGACAGCGGCGAGGGGTCGCGACGTGGAGCCCGCCAGCAACTGAGCCGGTCGGGCGTCAGAATGAGGATGCCCCGAGGAGGACGCTTGTTTCTGGCGACGTGCCtgggatctctcctggtcctaGTGCTTTACTTCCAGAGTATCGGCAAGCCTG AACCCAGTGTTGGGACCAGTAGCACGCCAAAGAAAAGCAGGAGAAGTCCACTGCAGACCCTCTATAGTGGAGACCAG CGGCAGCTGTTGGCTGATCAGAAGTCACTTCAAGGTCGCAGGGAGCTGTTGGAGCAGGCTTGTCTGAGTCATACGAAGAAGCGGCAGGTTCTTTCCCCAGAAGATCTTAAACACCTCATTGTGGATGACAAACACAGCCTCATTTACTGCTATGTACCCAAG GTGGCCTGCACCAACTGGAAGCGCATCCTCATGGTCCTCACCAGCGACGGCCGTTACACCGAACCCCTTGCTATCCCCGCCAATGAGGCCCACGTAGCAGGCAACGTGCGCACACTGTCCGAGTTCTCGGTCCCCGAGATCAACCGCCGCCTCCGCAGTTACCTCAAGTTCATCTTCGTGAGGGAGCCTTTTGAGCGCCTGGTGTCGGCTTACCGCAACAAGTTCACGCGTAGCTACAACACAGCTTTCCACAAGCGCTACGGGACGAAGATCATCCGGCGGCACCGGAAAAACCCAGACCCGGAGGCTCTGGAGAATGGGAATGACGTGTCTTTCCACGAGTTTGTCCAGTATCTGGTGGACCCTCGGACCCAACGAGAGGAGCTTTTCAATGAGCATTGGGAGAGGGTGCACTCCCTCTGCCATCCGTGTATGATCCACTACGACGTGGTGGGCAAGTATGAGACGCTGGAGCGAGACGCCCATGCTGTGCTTTCGTTGGCGGGGGTGGAAGACAAGGTTGAGTTCCCAACGTCCAGTAAAAGCACCAGGACGGATGGCAACATGGCGGCACGCTTCTTCAAACACATTAGTCCTTTTTACCAGAGGAGACTGTTCAACCTTTATCGTATGGACTTCTTGCTCTTCAACTATTCGACTCCGGAGTATCTGAGAACTTGA
- the LOC133145684 gene encoding carbohydrate sulfotransferase 11-like isoform X1 has translation MPVDSGEGSRRGARQQLSRSGVRMRMPRGGRLFLATCLGSLLVLVLYFQSIGKPEPSVGTSSTPKKSRRSPLQTLYSGDQQRQLLADQKSLQGRRELLEQACLSHTKKRQVLSPEDLKHLIVDDKHSLIYCYVPKVACTNWKRILMVLTSDGRYTEPLAIPANEAHVAGNVRTLSEFSVPEINRRLRSYLKFIFVREPFERLVSAYRNKFTRSYNTAFHKRYGTKIIRRHRKNPDPEALENGNDVSFHEFVQYLVDPRTQREELFNEHWERVHSLCHPCMIHYDVVGKYETLERDAHAVLSLAGVEDKVEFPTSSKSTRTDGNMAARFFKHISPFYQRRLFNLYRMDFLLFNYSTPEYLRT, from the exons ATGCCGGTGGACAGCGGCGAGGGGTCGCGACGTGGAGCCCGCCAGCAACTGAGCCGGTCGGGCGTCAGAATGAGGATGCCCCGAGGAGGACGCTTGTTTCTGGCGACGTGCCtgggatctctcctggtcctaGTGCTTTACTTCCAGAGTATCGGCAAGCCTG AACCCAGTGTTGGGACCAGTAGCACGCCAAAGAAAAGCAGGAGAAGTCCACTGCAGACCCTCTATAGTGGAGACCAG CAGCGGCAGCTGTTGGCTGATCAGAAGTCACTTCAAGGTCGCAGGGAGCTGTTGGAGCAGGCTTGTCTGAGTCATACGAAGAAGCGGCAGGTTCTTTCCCCAGAAGATCTTAAACACCTCATTGTGGATGACAAACACAGCCTCATTTACTGCTATGTACCCAAG GTGGCCTGCACCAACTGGAAGCGCATCCTCATGGTCCTCACCAGCGACGGCCGTTACACCGAACCCCTTGCTATCCCCGCCAATGAGGCCCACGTAGCAGGCAACGTGCGCACACTGTCCGAGTTCTCGGTCCCCGAGATCAACCGCCGCCTCCGCAGTTACCTCAAGTTCATCTTCGTGAGGGAGCCTTTTGAGCGCCTGGTGTCGGCTTACCGCAACAAGTTCACGCGTAGCTACAACACAGCTTTCCACAAGCGCTACGGGACGAAGATCATCCGGCGGCACCGGAAAAACCCAGACCCGGAGGCTCTGGAGAATGGGAATGACGTGTCTTTCCACGAGTTTGTCCAGTATCTGGTGGACCCTCGGACCCAACGAGAGGAGCTTTTCAATGAGCATTGGGAGAGGGTGCACTCCCTCTGCCATCCGTGTATGATCCACTACGACGTGGTGGGCAAGTATGAGACGCTGGAGCGAGACGCCCATGCTGTGCTTTCGTTGGCGGGGGTGGAAGACAAGGTTGAGTTCCCAACGTCCAGTAAAAGCACCAGGACGGATGGCAACATGGCGGCACGCTTCTTCAAACACATTAGTCCTTTTTACCAGAGGAGACTGTTCAACCTTTATCGTATGGACTTCTTGCTCTTCAACTATTCGACTCCGGAGTATCTGAGAACTTGA